A window of the Candidatus Microthrix parvicella Bio17-1 genome harbors these coding sequences:
- a CDS encoding phytoene desaturase family protein has protein sequence MGRSNPVGFTPKPDLTLYQERRDLCDNGAGRAHWWRDGADVRERWDVVVVGSGPNGLAAAVTLAAAGRSVLVLEGNATPGGGTRTEALTLPGFRHDVCSAVHPLGGGSPAFSRWPLERHGLRWLHHDIPLVHPLDDGRAGVLRHSLEETAAGLGADGDAYRAMMGPLSDNWPKLADAFLGPMLRVPRHPVVLARLGLAGITPATMVSDRYFATPEAGALLAGNAAHSFLPLNRPLTTALALALMAPAHQSGWPIAAGGSAAISAALLGYLHELGGEIRCDTTVRTLGDLPPHDVAIFDTDAAALAAIAGAAIPRRVRRSFAGRRRGPGVFKVDWALDGPVPWTNPDAHLASTVHLGGTAAEIAAAEAEVVRGRNPARPFVLAAQPATVDPTRAPAGKAVLWGYCHVPNGSTEDRTDAIEAQIERFAPGFRDLILARAVRSPHDLAADNPNHPGGDITGGSLAGLGLIARPRLTPHPYATGNPGIWLCSASTPPGAGVHGMCGWNAAQAVLAGTPA, from the coding sequence GTGGGTCGATCGAACCCGGTGGGCTTCACGCCCAAGCCGGATCTGACGTTGTATCAGGAACGGCGGGACCTGTGTGACAACGGCGCCGGGCGGGCACACTGGTGGCGTGACGGTGCCGATGTGAGAGAACGCTGGGATGTGGTGGTGGTGGGCTCCGGCCCCAACGGTCTGGCGGCCGCAGTCACCTTGGCGGCGGCGGGCCGCAGCGTGTTGGTGCTGGAGGGCAACGCCACCCCGGGGGGAGGCACCCGCACCGAGGCGCTGACGCTGCCCGGGTTTCGTCACGACGTGTGCTCGGCGGTCCACCCGCTGGGAGGCGGGTCGCCGGCATTCTCCCGGTGGCCACTGGAGCGCCACGGGCTCCGCTGGCTGCACCACGACATTCCCCTTGTCCATCCCCTGGACGACGGTCGAGCAGGCGTTCTGCGTCACTCCCTCGAGGAGACCGCCGCCGGGCTCGGCGCCGACGGCGACGCGTACCGGGCCATGATGGGCCCCCTGAGCGACAACTGGCCCAAGCTTGCCGATGCCTTTCTTGGTCCGATGCTGCGGGTGCCTCGCCATCCGGTCGTTTTGGCCCGCCTGGGACTGGCCGGCATCACGCCCGCGACCATGGTGTCCGATCGCTACTTCGCCACCCCGGAGGCCGGTGCGCTGCTGGCCGGTAACGCCGCCCACTCGTTCCTCCCGCTCAACCGGCCGCTGACCACCGCACTGGCCCTGGCGTTGATGGCCCCGGCGCACCAGAGCGGCTGGCCAATTGCCGCGGGTGGTTCCGCCGCCATCAGCGCAGCGCTGCTCGGTTACCTCCATGAACTGGGCGGCGAGATTCGGTGTGACACAACGGTGCGCACGCTGGGCGACCTCCCCCCGCACGACGTGGCCATCTTCGACACCGACGCGGCTGCGTTGGCCGCCATCGCCGGGGCGGCGATCCCCCGACGGGTGCGTCGCTCCTTCGCCGGGCGCCGACGCGGCCCAGGCGTGTTCAAGGTGGACTGGGCGCTCGACGGCCCGGTGCCGTGGACCAATCCCGACGCCCACCTGGCCTCCACCGTCCACCTTGGGGGCACGGCCGCCGAGATCGCTGCCGCCGAGGCCGAGGTGGTGCGCGGTCGCAACCCGGCGCGGCCCTTTGTACTGGCCGCACAGCCCGCGACGGTCGATCCCACGCGCGCACCCGCCGGCAAGGCGGTGCTGTGGGGCTACTGCCATGTGCCCAACGGTTCCACCGAGGATCGCACCGACGCCATCGAGGCCCAGATCGAGCGCTTTGCACCCGGTTTCCGCGACCTGATCCTGGCCCGCGCCGTGCGCTCACCCCATGACCTGGCCGCCGACAACCCCAACCATCCCGGCGGCGACATCACCGGCGGATCACTGGCCGGGCTCGGGTTGATCGCACGGCCGCGGCTCACCCCGCATCCCTACGCCACCGGCAACCCGGGCATCTGGTTGTGCTCCGCCTCGACGCCGCCAGGAGCCGGGGTGCACGGAATGTGCGGCTGGAACGCCGCCCAGGCGGTGCTCGCAGGAACGCCGGCCTGA
- a CDS encoding enoyl-CoA hydratase/isomerase family protein, with product MAEASSTDRPLDEQVRLEIVDQVAWITIDRPEKGNALSPPCRDRIRDLINELNGSYAARAIVLTAAGDKLFCPGADLSHRVPSERPEGVPERAVGDARRMMLDGQYTLFPAILDSELPIIAAVNGTAAGMGAHLAFACDLVIAAEGTKFIEVFSRRGLVVDALGAYLLPRTIGLHKAKELVLFADDLPVAEAERLGLVNKVVPRDELAATAGEWAGRLASGPTKALGLSKWLLNQSFDVDRATMMSNEAIAVELNTHSEDFAEGMASFRERRDPVWRGY from the coding sequence ATGGCCGAGGCCAGCAGCACCGACCGCCCCCTTGACGAGCAGGTTCGGCTGGAGATCGTCGACCAGGTGGCCTGGATCACCATCGATCGGCCCGAGAAGGGCAATGCACTCTCGCCGCCGTGTCGCGACCGCATCCGCGACCTGATCAATGAGCTCAACGGCAGCTACGCCGCCCGCGCCATCGTGCTGACCGCCGCAGGTGACAAGCTCTTTTGCCCCGGCGCAGACCTGAGCCACCGGGTTCCTTCGGAGCGCCCCGAAGGTGTGCCCGAGCGAGCGGTTGGCGACGCACGCCGGATGATGCTCGACGGGCAGTACACGCTGTTTCCCGCCATCCTCGACAGCGAGCTGCCGATCATCGCCGCGGTCAACGGAACGGCTGCCGGCATGGGCGCACACCTGGCATTCGCCTGCGACCTGGTGATCGCCGCAGAAGGCACCAAGTTCATCGAGGTGTTCAGCCGTCGGGGCTTGGTGGTCGACGCCCTGGGTGCCTACCTCCTGCCCCGCACCATCGGCCTCCACAAGGCGAAGGAATTGGTGTTGTTCGCCGACGACCTGCCGGTGGCCGAAGCTGAGCGGCTGGGTCTGGTCAACAAGGTGGTGCCCCGAGACGAGTTGGCGGCGACCGCGGGGGAGTGGGCCGGGCGGCTTGCATCCGGGCCCACCAAGGCACTTGGCCTGTCGAAGTGGCTGTTGAACCAGAGCTTCGACGTGGATCGCGCCACGATGATGAGCAACGAGGCCATCGCCGTGGAGCTCAATACCCACTCGGAAGACTTCGCCGAGGGCATGGCGTCGTTCCGCGAGCGACGCGATCCGGTCTGGCGCGGCTACTGA
- a CDS encoding S-layer homology domain-containing protein: MNSHHEAPAAVEAMRPRRRATTALLATLMLLMGLVGVVATSGPAGAMTADSGTQGQINKTGDGDGAAGSVGWCNGFLGTGLPVDYRYHLDGWNTVWQMSKDGGATWADAPNGSTFANGDQVRVTFNATSGTALGNEIFSQTHAGGSTSALTSTLSVQNASVSPLTTATGVAGVPNPGGAVRYVNDFSVTAGPFTMSAGSPNTAVFDVTNLKIDSSNRSDCNAGFDVAAKDLSFTIVREPVNLCLNPPPAGFIDVAPGQYYSLPIDWLVAKGITDGTLPGMFSPTQKVTRGQMAMFLWRYADSPTGAPDNGFNDVSALDYYNDAVSWLVDEGITGGTGPGTFSPNAPVKRKDMAVFIWTAEGSPAPTGANLFTDIPANQYYTDAVTWMAEQGITGGTGPGTFSPNASIIRRDMAVFLYKRSCGALLT; encoded by the coding sequence GTGAATTCCCACCATGAAGCACCTGCCGCCGTCGAGGCGATGCGGCCTCGACGGCGAGCAACGACGGCCTTGCTCGCCACCCTGATGTTGCTGATGGGCCTCGTTGGCGTCGTCGCCACCTCCGGGCCTGCGGGCGCGATGACCGCCGACAGCGGAACCCAAGGACAGATCAACAAAACCGGTGACGGCGACGGGGCCGCGGGCAGCGTGGGTTGGTGCAACGGCTTTCTCGGTACGGGATTGCCGGTCGACTACCGCTATCACCTCGACGGGTGGAACACGGTGTGGCAGATGAGTAAGGACGGCGGCGCCACTTGGGCCGATGCGCCAAACGGCTCCACGTTCGCCAACGGCGACCAGGTGAGGGTCACCTTCAACGCCACCAGCGGCACCGCCCTCGGTAACGAGATCTTCTCTCAGACCCACGCTGGAGGCTCAACATCGGCCCTGACGTCCACACTCAGCGTGCAGAATGCGTCGGTCAGCCCGCTGACAACCGCAACAGGCGTGGCCGGGGTTCCCAATCCCGGCGGAGCGGTCCGATACGTCAACGACTTCAGCGTGACCGCCGGGCCCTTCACGATGAGCGCCGGCAGCCCGAACACGGCGGTGTTCGATGTGACGAACCTCAAGATCGATTCCAGCAACAGGTCCGACTGCAACGCCGGGTTCGATGTGGCCGCGAAGGACTTGAGCTTCACCATCGTGCGAGAGCCGGTCAACCTGTGCTTGAACCCACCACCGGCCGGCTTCATCGACGTGGCCCCCGGGCAGTACTACTCCCTGCCGATCGACTGGTTGGTGGCCAAGGGCATCACCGATGGAACCCTCCCCGGAATGTTCTCGCCGACCCAAAAGGTCACCCGGGGCCAGATGGCCATGTTCCTCTGGAGGTATGCCGACTCTCCAACCGGCGCTCCTGACAACGGGTTTAACGACGTGTCTGCCCTCGACTACTACAACGACGCAGTTTCATGGCTGGTCGACGAAGGCATCACCGGTGGTACCGGTCCGGGCACGTTCTCACCCAACGCTCCGGTGAAGCGCAAGGACATGGCGGTGTTCATCTGGACTGCGGAGGGTTCACCCGCACCTACCGGGGCCAACCTCTTCACTGACATCCCCGCCAATCAGTACTACACCGATGCGGTGACGTGGATGGCGGAGCAGGGGATCACGGGCGGCACCGGCCCGGGCACGTTCTCGCCCAACGCTTCGATCATCCGACGCGACATGGCCGTGTTCCTCTACAAGCGCAGCTGCGGAGCACTGCTGACCTGA
- a CDS encoding acyl-CoA dehydrogenase family protein, with the protein MDFEDSAVEGKARAEARAFLDQHAELKRGDDRDWSRWGATTDPERAAEYRRRCREWQTTLYDNGWAGITWPKEWGGRGGTRTEQIIFGQEAARYDVTPGFIGAAQALVGPTLIKWGSEAQKERYVRPLLRGDEVWCQLFSEPGAGSDLSNLAARAVAADHPADGWVVDGQKVWTSSAQHADFGILLARTDPDVPKHHGISFFIVDMATPGIDVRPLIQAQGVAHFNEVFLDSVLVPAENLVGELGNGWKVARTTLGNESQMISGGGQANTFPNVLATARRVGRTDDPTVRQELARVWGNEAILKYLQLRLQSAIAHERWDQMLHGSLLKNAFTRALSHRTTLAVDLEGAEGMLWDDAEGGGFWQYQCLNQFAARIGGGTEEVHRNNLSEQALGLPREQRSDLDLPWSQTKK; encoded by the coding sequence GTGGACTTTGAGGACTCAGCAGTGGAGGGAAAGGCCCGTGCCGAGGCACGGGCCTTTCTCGATCAACACGCCGAACTGAAGCGCGGCGACGATCGGGATTGGTCCCGATGGGGTGCCACCACCGATCCCGAGCGGGCCGCCGAATATCGGCGCCGCTGTCGCGAGTGGCAGACCACCCTGTACGACAATGGCTGGGCCGGCATCACGTGGCCCAAAGAGTGGGGTGGCCGTGGCGGCACCCGCACCGAGCAGATCATCTTCGGTCAGGAGGCGGCCCGATACGACGTGACGCCAGGGTTCATCGGTGCCGCCCAGGCGCTGGTGGGCCCCACGCTGATCAAGTGGGGCAGCGAGGCGCAGAAGGAGCGCTACGTTCGCCCGCTGTTGCGCGGCGATGAGGTGTGGTGCCAGTTGTTTAGCGAACCCGGTGCGGGATCGGACCTGTCAAACCTGGCCGCCCGGGCGGTGGCTGCCGACCACCCGGCTGATGGCTGGGTGGTGGACGGCCAGAAGGTGTGGACCTCCAGCGCCCAACATGCCGATTTCGGCATCCTCTTGGCCCGCACGGACCCGGACGTCCCCAAGCACCATGGCATCAGCTTCTTCATCGTCGACATGGCCACGCCCGGCATTGATGTGCGGCCACTGATTCAGGCGCAGGGCGTGGCCCACTTCAACGAGGTGTTCCTCGACTCGGTTCTGGTACCGGCCGAGAACCTGGTGGGGGAGTTGGGCAATGGGTGGAAGGTGGCTCGCACCACCTTGGGTAACGAGTCGCAGATGATCTCGGGAGGAGGCCAGGCCAACACCTTCCCCAATGTGCTCGCCACGGCACGTCGGGTTGGCCGCACCGATGATCCAACGGTGCGCCAGGAACTGGCCAGGGTGTGGGGCAACGAGGCGATCCTGAAATACCTGCAGCTCCGCCTACAGAGCGCCATCGCCCACGAGCGATGGGACCAGATGCTGCACGGCTCGTTGCTGAAGAACGCATTCACACGGGCGCTCTCACACCGTACGACGCTTGCTGTCGATCTGGAAGGTGCCGAGGGCATGCTGTGGGACGACGCCGAGGGTGGCGGGTTCTGGCAGTACCAATGCCTCAACCAGTTCGCTGCCCGCATCGGAGGCGGCACCGAAGAGGTGCACCGCAACAACCTGTCCGAGCAGGCGCTCGGCCTGCCCCGGGAACAGCGAAGCGACCTCGACCTACCGTGGTCCCAGACCAAGAAGTGA
- a CDS encoding SDR family oxidoreductase has translation MGMLDGKRALVTGVGPGLGTEVALALAREGADVALVARSERVTPEVAAQIEAMGRRAPVIVANIADGEDVARMVSEVGEVFDGRVDILINSAFRSGDFTTFADADLDKWRKITEVNLWGGLAVTQKMLPLLDAAVDEFDDARIVMVNTMSIQHIQSGSGAYVASKGGLAGATQVMARELGPRGIRVNSVHPGYIYGDSVRIYFEMQAEARGEGITPEDVYAEVASETALGYLPTPVEIAGTVVFLASPMARPITGAAIPVNCGHWIPGLA, from the coding sequence ATGGGAATGCTGGACGGCAAGCGTGCGCTGGTCACCGGTGTGGGGCCCGGCCTGGGCACCGAGGTGGCGCTGGCGTTGGCCCGGGAGGGCGCCGACGTGGCCCTGGTGGCCCGGTCCGAGCGAGTGACCCCCGAGGTTGCGGCACAGATCGAGGCGATGGGCCGCCGTGCACCGGTGATCGTCGCCAATATTGCCGACGGCGAAGATGTCGCACGTATGGTCTCTGAGGTTGGCGAGGTGTTCGACGGTCGGGTCGACATCCTGATCAACTCGGCGTTTCGCAGCGGGGACTTCACCACGTTCGCCGACGCAGACCTGGACAAGTGGCGCAAGATCACCGAGGTCAACCTGTGGGGCGGCCTGGCGGTGACGCAGAAGATGCTGCCGCTGCTCGACGCCGCCGTGGACGAGTTCGATGATGCCCGCATCGTCATGGTGAACACCATGTCGATCCAACACATCCAGTCGGGCTCGGGGGCCTACGTGGCGTCCAAGGGCGGGCTTGCCGGGGCCACGCAGGTGATGGCGCGTGAACTTGGCCCTCGTGGCATCCGGGTGAACTCGGTGCATCCGGGCTACATCTATGGCGACTCGGTGCGGATCTATTTCGAGATGCAGGCCGAGGCACGCGGGGAGGGAATCACCCCGGAGGACGTGTATGCCGAGGTGGCCTCCGAGACGGCGCTTGGTTATCTGCCGACCCCCGTCGAGATCGCCGGCACCGTCGTGTTTCTGGCCTCGCCGATGGCCAGGCCCATCACCGGCGCCGCCATTCCGGTCAACTGCGGCCACTGGATCCCCGGCCTCGCTTGA
- a CDS encoding SDR family oxidoreductase → MSGICEGRVVVVTGAGRGLGRAHALEFARQGAAVVVNDVGVAQDGSDPSATPAQEVVDEIVAAGGKAAPSTDDIADWDGAASLINTAVETFGGLDTLVNNAGIVRDRMFVSAEPDEWDAVMHVHLRGHFAPARHAVNYWRAQAKEGNQRQARIINTSSGAGLMGSIAQAAYSAAKAGIATLTLVQAAELGRYGITSNALAPSARTRMTEEAFPEMMARPEGDEFDAMDPANVSPLVAWLGSDLSGDVTGRVFEAEGGKIGIAEGWRHGPSEDKGARWEAAELSDVVGRLIDAAETPTPVYGAG, encoded by the coding sequence ATGTCAGGTATTTGCGAAGGACGAGTAGTTGTGGTGACCGGTGCGGGTCGTGGCCTCGGCCGTGCCCACGCGCTGGAGTTCGCCCGTCAGGGCGCGGCCGTCGTGGTGAACGACGTCGGTGTCGCTCAAGATGGGTCCGACCCCAGCGCCACGCCCGCCCAAGAGGTGGTCGACGAGATCGTCGCCGCCGGCGGCAAGGCGGCGCCGAGCACCGACGACATCGCCGACTGGGACGGCGCCGCGTCGCTGATCAACACCGCGGTCGAGACGTTTGGTGGCCTCGACACGCTGGTGAACAACGCCGGCATCGTGCGGGACCGGATGTTCGTGTCGGCCGAGCCGGACGAGTGGGACGCAGTGATGCACGTGCACCTGCGGGGCCACTTCGCGCCGGCGCGGCACGCCGTGAACTATTGGCGGGCACAGGCGAAGGAAGGCAACCAACGCCAGGCGCGCATCATCAATACATCCTCAGGCGCCGGGCTGATGGGGTCGATCGCGCAGGCCGCCTACTCTGCGGCCAAGGCGGGCATCGCCACCCTCACCCTGGTGCAGGCCGCCGAGCTGGGTCGCTACGGCATCACCTCGAATGCGTTGGCCCCATCGGCGCGAACCCGCATGACCGAGGAGGCGTTCCCCGAGATGATGGCCCGCCCCGAGGGTGATGAGTTTGATGCCATGGATCCCGCCAACGTGTCCCCCCTGGTGGCATGGCTGGGCTCCGACCTGTCGGGCGACGTCACCGGCCGGGTGTTCGAGGCCGAGGGCGGCAAGATCGGTATTGCCGAGGGCTGGCGCCACGGCCCGTCGGAGGACAAGGGCGCCCGCTGGGAGGCGGCCGAGTTGAGCGACGTGGTCGGGCGACTCATCGATGCTGCTGAGACGCCGACGCCGGTGTACGGCGCGGGGTAG
- a CDS encoding glutaredoxin domain-containing protein: MSDHHPPHAEAQSQDPAEVDDTERFVEFYWRPGCPFCMSLKHGLARAGIEMLPFNIWDDQRAADTVRSAAGGNETVPTVGFGGDFLVNPRPAEVLNLIATHDPEWAAELLGAETSKRRWFKRG; this comes from the coding sequence ATGAGCGATCACCATCCCCCGCACGCAGAAGCCCAGTCGCAGGATCCCGCCGAGGTCGATGACACCGAGCGATTCGTCGAGTTCTACTGGCGGCCCGGCTGCCCGTTCTGCATGTCCCTGAAGCACGGGCTCGCCCGGGCGGGCATCGAGATGTTGCCCTTCAACATTTGGGATGATCAGCGCGCAGCCGACACCGTGCGTTCTGCTGCCGGGGGCAACGAGACCGTGCCCACCGTTGGCTTTGGCGGTGACTTTCTGGTGAACCCTCGCCCAGCCGAGGTGCTCAATCTGATCGCCACCCACGACCCCGAGTGGGCCGCCGAGCTCCTCGGCGCCGAAACCTCCAAGCGACGATGGTTCAAACGGGGCTGA
- a CDS encoding phosphotransferase family protein: MADGTIDAERVGGAAKLSTDKITTTTRDPNELGRRIGAWMTAWLPQGTTAEVYDVAKPEGNGMSSETLLYSARWIEDGTPVQRRFVARIEPELDKVPIFPSYDLRLQFDVMALVGAATEAPVPEVLWFEADGAVIGAPFFVMARSEGEVPPDVMPYTFPDSCWLSHASTADQMRLQCSAVEALVGIHQVTPEVHDLDFLVPDQPGATSLERHLGGWEDYLEWATADDRSPLLDECFAWLRANLPEEGGDTGAPRLSWGDARIGNMMFVDFEVAAVLDWEMASVAPPEVDLGWMVYLHRFFQDITTDLGADGMAEFMRPVDVVSTYEAASGRRVGDLRWHIAYAAMRHGVIMRRVTERGVLFGEAERPADADDMIIHRATLSGMLDGTYWQTLAL; the protein is encoded by the coding sequence ATGGCTGACGGAACGATCGACGCCGAGCGGGTGGGCGGCGCCGCCAAGCTGTCGACGGACAAGATCACCACCACCACCCGGGATCCCAATGAGTTGGGGCGGCGCATCGGGGCGTGGATGACGGCGTGGCTGCCACAGGGCACCACCGCCGAGGTGTACGACGTCGCAAAGCCCGAAGGTAACGGCATGTCGTCGGAGACCCTGCTGTACAGCGCCCGGTGGATTGAGGACGGCACGCCGGTGCAACGACGCTTTGTTGCGCGCATCGAACCGGAACTCGACAAGGTTCCCATCTTCCCCAGCTACGACCTGCGGTTGCAGTTTGACGTGATGGCGTTGGTGGGAGCGGCCACCGAAGCGCCGGTGCCGGAGGTGCTGTGGTTCGAAGCGGACGGCGCCGTGATCGGCGCGCCTTTTTTTGTCATGGCCCGCTCCGAAGGGGAGGTGCCGCCCGACGTGATGCCCTACACCTTCCCGGACAGCTGTTGGCTGAGCCATGCGTCGACGGCAGACCAAATGCGGTTGCAATGCTCGGCGGTGGAGGCGTTGGTGGGCATCCACCAGGTGACCCCGGAAGTTCACGACCTCGACTTCCTGGTGCCGGATCAGCCAGGTGCCACGTCGCTTGAACGGCACCTGGGGGGATGGGAGGACTACCTGGAATGGGCCACCGCCGACGATCGTTCACCCCTGCTGGACGAGTGCTTCGCCTGGCTTCGGGCCAACCTGCCGGAGGAGGGAGGCGACACCGGCGCGCCCCGGCTGAGCTGGGGCGACGCCCGCATCGGCAACATGATGTTTGTCGACTTTGAGGTGGCGGCGGTGCTCGACTGGGAGATGGCGTCTGTAGCGCCGCCCGAGGTGGATCTTGGCTGGATGGTGTACCTGCACCGGTTCTTTCAGGACATCACCACCGACCTTGGCGCTGACGGCATGGCCGAGTTCATGCGCCCGGTGGACGTTGTGAGCACCTACGAGGCCGCTTCGGGGCGACGCGTGGGCGATCTCCGTTGGCACATTGCCTACGCGGCCATGCGCCACGGTGTCATCATGCGGCGGGTCACCGAGCGCGGCGTGCTGTTTGGCGAGGCGGAGCGTCCCGCCGATGCCGACGACATGATCATCCATCGGGCAACCCTCTCCGGCATGCTCGATGGGACCTACTGGCAAACGCTCGCGCTGTAG
- the selD gene encoding selenide, water dikinase SelD: MDGNEAFRLTATSHGAGUACKLGPEALAQVLRHLPTPDDPDLVVGIDHGDDALVWRRPDGRALVSTVDFFAPLVDDPATWGRIAAANAVSDVYAMGAEPLFAVNIVGWPADLDPELLGQVMAGGSATAAEGGWVVAGGHTIDAPEPFYGQAVTGELNLNDLMTNDAAAPGDALVLTKPLGTGLVATAIKRLEVADAAPAGRIGPLVAEAIAEMSRLNRDAALVARRAGARAATDVTGFGLAGHLHKMMVASGAAAVLHWADLPLLDGVTRLVPEFQPGGTGRNLGWVGDALHVEGSAREAGARRALLGDPQTSGGLLVSLPPARAAAMVVELVASGHRAAVIGGVVEAGALEAEGGAVAGSVRVLDG, translated from the coding sequence ATGGACGGCAACGAGGCCTTTCGCCTCACCGCCACCAGTCACGGCGCCGGTTGAGCGTGCAAGCTGGGCCCCGAGGCCCTGGCGCAGGTACTGCGCCACTTGCCGACACCCGACGATCCCGACCTGGTGGTTGGCATCGATCATGGCGACGACGCCCTCGTGTGGCGCCGGCCGGACGGACGCGCCCTGGTCTCCACGGTGGACTTCTTCGCGCCGCTGGTCGACGATCCCGCCACCTGGGGGCGAATCGCGGCGGCCAACGCAGTGTCCGACGTGTACGCCATGGGTGCCGAGCCGCTGTTTGCCGTCAATATCGTGGGCTGGCCCGCCGACCTCGATCCTGAACTCCTGGGGCAGGTGATGGCCGGCGGGTCGGCGACGGCGGCCGAGGGAGGGTGGGTGGTGGCGGGCGGCCACACCATCGATGCACCCGAGCCGTTCTACGGCCAGGCGGTCACCGGTGAGCTGAATCTGAACGACCTCATGACCAACGATGCGGCTGCGCCCGGTGACGCGTTGGTGTTGACCAAACCCCTGGGCACTGGCCTGGTGGCCACCGCCATCAAACGACTCGAGGTGGCCGACGCTGCACCGGCCGGACGGATCGGACCGCTGGTTGCGGAGGCGATCGCCGAGATGTCCCGGCTGAACCGCGATGCGGCGCTGGTGGCTCGCCGAGCGGGGGCGCGGGCTGCCACCGACGTCACCGGCTTTGGGCTCGCCGGCCACCTCCACAAGATGATGGTGGCCTCCGGCGCAGCTGCCGTACTGCATTGGGCCGACCTGCCCCTGCTGGATGGAGTGACGCGGCTCGTGCCCGAGTTTCAGCCGGGAGGCACTGGACGAAACCTGGGCTGGGTGGGGGATGCGTTGCACGTGGAGGGCTCCGCCCGGGAGGCCGGTGCCAGGCGGGCACTGCTTGGTGACCCCCAAACCTCCGGGGGGTTGTTGGTGTCGTTGCCGCCGGCCCGGGCGGCGGCGATGGTGGTCGAACTGGTGGCCTCCGGCCATCGTGCGGCCGTGATCGGTGGGGTGGTTGAAGCTGGGGCGCTGGAGGCCGAGGGTGGCGCCGTGGCGGGTTCGGTCAGGGTTCTCGATGGGTGA
- a CDS encoding FKBP-type peptidyl-prolyl cis-trans isomerase: protein MLPLRLTSSRRVRVAGAALVSIVMLAGCANDGDTGTAGGSGNDAAGEGATTSTVAKDPVLLEIEKRGAPKVEVPDQPATKLEVTDLVEGTGDEVGAGATVTAHYTGVGQASGKQFDSSWDRGEPSAFSLNEVIPGWGQGLVGMKVGGRRRLVIPGDLAYGDTPPSPDIKAGETLVFDVDLVGIDEAGPKVDQKAQAAVEKRGEPTVTVPKELPVELMVTDDVVGTGDEVKAGDKVTVAYVGVGASTGKPFDSSWVRGAPVTFTLNEVIPGWGQGLVGMKVGGRRTLVIPPELAYGDTPPSDDIKPGETLVFVVDLVGIG from the coding sequence GTGCTTCCCCTCAGGCTGACCTCATCCCGCCGCGTTCGAGTTGCAGGCGCGGCGCTTGTTTCCATTGTGATGCTGGCCGGTTGCGCCAACGACGGCGACACCGGCACGGCCGGTGGTTCGGGCAACGATGCCGCCGGCGAGGGGGCAACGACCAGCACCGTCGCAAAGGACCCGGTGCTGCTGGAGATCGAGAAACGGGGCGCACCCAAGGTTGAAGTTCCCGATCAGCCCGCCACCAAGCTGGAGGTGACCGATCTGGTCGAGGGTACCGGCGACGAGGTGGGTGCCGGTGCCACCGTCACGGCCCACTACACCGGCGTCGGTCAGGCATCGGGCAAACAGTTCGACTCTTCGTGGGATCGCGGCGAACCATCAGCCTTCTCGCTCAACGAGGTGATCCCCGGCTGGGGTCAGGGCCTGGTGGGCATGAAGGTCGGTGGGCGCCGACGGTTGGTGATTCCTGGGGACCTGGCTTACGGCGACACGCCCCCCAGCCCCGACATCAAGGCCGGAGAGACCCTGGTTTTCGATGTCGACCTGGTGGGCATCGATGAAGCCGGCCCCAAGGTCGATCAAAAGGCCCAGGCCGCTGTGGAGAAGCGGGGTGAGCCGACGGTGACGGTGCCCAAGGAGTTGCCGGTCGAACTGATGGTGACCGACGACGTGGTGGGTACAGGTGATGAGGTGAAGGCGGGAGACAAGGTCACCGTGGCCTACGTCGGCGTCGGCGCCTCAACCGGCAAGCCGTTCGACTCGTCGTGGGTACGTGGTGCACCGGTTACCTTCACCCTCAACGAGGTGATCCCCGGCTGGGGCCAGGGCCTGGTGGGCATGAAGGTCGGTGGGCGTCGCACGCTGGTGATCCCACCCGAGCTCGCCTACGGCGATACGCCCCCGAGCGATGACATCAAGCCCGGCGAGACGCTGGTGTTCGTGGTCGACCTGGTGGGCATCGGCTGA